The following is a genomic window from Flavobacterium crassostreae.
CACAGACAAACCAATTCTCCAAAAAAAGATGCCATCCAAACCGCAATAACTACGCTAAATACCCAATGGATGGTTACCACCGATGCCGATTGTGTGGCTCCCAAAAACTGGCTACTCACCTTAGACAATTATATACAAACCCATAAGGTGGCAATGCTTGCCGCTGCAGTGAATTATGATGGCACCAACTCTTTTTTGCATCAATTCCAACAACTGGATCTCTCTAGCCTACAAGGAGCAACCATCGGTAGTTTTGGTCTCGGACAGGGCTTTATGTGCAATGGTGCAAACTTTGCTTATACCAAAGCTTTTTTTGAAGAACTCAACGGATTTCATGGAAACGCTACCATCAGTAGTGGAGACGATGTTTTTCTGTTGCAAAAAGCCATGGCACACGCACCCGAAAAAGTACATTATCTAAAATCCAAAAATTGCATTATAACCACCAAACCACTAAACAACTGGAAATCTTTATTTTACCAAAGAGTACGCTGGGCTTCCAAAACAAGTGCTTATCAAAGTTTGTTTGGCAAACTACTAGCAGTGGTTGTTTTTGGCGGCAATGTCTCTTGGATTTTATTAGTAGTACATGTAGTTATAGAGGCGAACCAGAGACTTACAGCAGTAATTTTTATCTTGCTTAAAATGAGTGTAGACATCCTTTTACTCTTACAAACAAATGCTTTTTTGAACACCAAAAAAAGATCTTATCTCTTGGCAGCAAATTTGTTTTATCCGTTTTTTAGCACAAGTGTTGCTATTTATTCTCTATTTGGAAAATACGAATGGAAAGGAAGGTATTTCACTCGTTGTTATTTTTTTCTCTAAAAAGCAAACCAACAGCTGTAATTGCTAAAAAACCCGAAAACAAAACACTCACAATAAGACTCCCTAGTTGGTCAAATTCTAGTCCAAACCAAAAACGTGTAGCCAAAATGACAGCCCAAATTCCTAGTGTTGAACTCCAATAAACCAACAATTTATTTTCAACAGGGTCTGGAATCACAGGCAGTTTATAAACATGCCAAAACAGCAAAATTAAGCCCAACATACTACTGCCATGTTGAGCAATTGTATATACCGGAAAAGAAAAAAAAGAATTGTTTAGGAAAGGAATTTTTTGAACCAAATAGCCATCCCAATGCGTCATGGAATCCCAAAAAATATGAGAAACAGCTCCCAAGAAAAAAGAACTTATAACTATAAAAACATGTCTTCTAAAGTAAGTCATCCAGTTTTTATTTTTTAATAATTGCAATCTACCGCTAATGCAAAAAGGCAAATGGTTAATTAACGGCTTTTTAATAATTTCATGAAAAGCAAAAATTACCAGAAAGCCAAGAGGAAAGTCAATTAAAAAAATACCTAAAAAAGTATGGCTCCATTGGCTATGCATTTTCATTCTAAAAAAATACTCCAAATCTGGAGACATCGATCCTACAACCAAAGCTGTAGCGGAGCAGTATTTCTTCTTAAAAAAAGGCAAAACAATAGCAGGATGAGAAAAGGTAAAAGGCATTACGGTTCTGCTTTGATAATTACCGGTAATATAAATTGTGTTTTGACCGGAATACCTCTTTTTATTGCAGGACTAACCTTTGGAAAATCTATCAAGCGAGCATGTAAGATACTGTCTATTTGCATCACATCATAGGCTACCGAATCTTTAGGAAATTGGGGTTCAAACTTCATTTTAGAACTAGGATACACCGTAACCTTTACCGCAATAGTATCTAATTCAGGGTAAAGCGTAGCAAGAGAATCCATGCGTATTTTTTCTTGGATTAAAGTAGCCAAGTATTCAAAAAAACAATGCTGTCGTTCTAGCTTTGTTTCCATCTTATTACAATCCACAAAAGAAGGATATTCATCCACTTCATTCCAATCAATTGCATTTAACTCCTTTTGTAATAATTCTTTTTCAGAAGGAATTTGTTTGTCAAAATAGTTACAAGAATTAAATACTAAAAATAATATGAGGAGATAGTACTTCAATGGTGTGGGTTTTCAAATTTACTTATTGGCGCAAAAATACGATTAATTTTAGAGAAAACTTCCTTTTTTGATTTCAAGATATTGCTTGCAAACCGTATAAAAAGCAACCGTATTTAAATCCACCACAATAAACAAACCCTCCAATTTACTTTGAGTAAAGCACCGAAGCAACAAATAAAAGTCCTATTTTTATAAAAAAAGAAATAAAACCCACTTTATGGACTTAGTATTTTTAATTATCGGATTAGTACTTATGCTAATCGGTATACTAGGAAGCGTACTTCCAGTACTACCAGGTCTATTTTTTAGTTGGCTAGGTCTCTTACTGCTTTATTTTACCAAGGCCGTGCCTGTAGACTATTGGGTTATTGGCAGTACATTAGTAATAACTCTGGTGCTTTCTATACTAGATTATATAATCCCTGCCCAAGGAACCAAACGTTTTGGAGGTAGTAAATATGGCATCTGGGGAACCAACATCGGGTTAGTCCTCGGAATAATCCTCCCAATCCCATTTGGTGTTATAATAGGCCCATTTTTAGGAGCATTAACAGGCGAACTTCTATTTAACAACGCTTCGAGCAAAAAAGCTTTCAAAGCCGCTACAGGATCTTTTTTAGGTTTTTTGGGTTCCAGTTTTATACAATTATTAGCAACAGTCCTTTTTTTAGGGCTATATATATTAATTGCCTGGAAATATAAAGAGCAATTTTAGGACTAAAATAAATTAAAACTCGATTATAGAAAATGTGAGCGTATTAAAGCAACCACATTGGTAAGCTAAAAGTAAATCGATCTGGATTTAAATCGGAACAATACAATCTCAAGATCAATAATCAATCATTTTAAAACTACATTAAACTATTTCAACAATTGAAATACGAATACTTCGAAAGAAACGAAATTCATAAGCTTCTTTAAAATTCATAATTAAAATAGTAATAATCTTTTAATACTAAAATTAAAGCGTTCAGAAATCCGTGTAAAGGCGTTCTGAAAATTGATTTTTTCTTGTTTAGATTATCAAACCTTTTTGGATAACCCACAACATTTGCGCATGATTCAGTACAAATGCTTCGGCAGAATCTTTCAACGAAAAAATAAAAGCATTAATATCGCAATTTGAGATGTAATAAAAGTTGATTTGCCCTTTTTAAGAACAACAAAATTGGATCCAATGGGTTTTAGATATAAAACAAAAAACCCTTATCCGATTAGGATAAGGGTTTTTTAAAAAGAAAGGCGACGGATCGAGGCTTTTAGCCGACACGTCGTACCTATAAAAAAAAAGAACCCCAACTTTTACAAGTTGGGGTTCCATAAAGAAAGGCGACGACATACTCTCCCACATAACTGCAGTACCATCTGCGCAGGCGGGCTTAACTTCTCTGTTCGGGATGGGAAGAGGTGAGCCCCGCCGCAATAACCACCTTAAGGTCGTTTTGCAATGGGTAAATTAGCATGGTGCTAATAAACATTACAGAATATCGTAACATACTGAGATAAAGAAAAAAATATAATTAGAAAGTTTCCCCAGCCTCTTACGAAGCTGGAAAGGGTGTACATAAGCTTACGGATTATTAGTACTACTCGACTATGACATTACTGCCTTTACATCTATAGCCTATCAACGTGGTCATCTCCCACGATCCTTAAAAGAAATCTCATCTTGTGGTGGGTTTCGCGCTTATATGCTTTCAGCGCTTATCCCTTCCAAACGTAGCTACTCTGCCATGCCACTGGCGTGACAACAGATACACTAGAGGTTTGTCCAATTCGGTCCTCTCGTACTAGAATCAGATCCACTCAAATTTCTTGCGCCCACAGTAGATAGAGACCGAACTGTCTCACGACGTTCTGAACCCAGCTCGCGTGCCACTTTAATGGGCGAACAGCCCAACCCTTGGGACCTTCTCCAGCCCCAGGATGTGACGAGCCGACATCGAGGTGCCAAACCCCCCCGTCGATATGAGCTCTTGGGGGAGATCAGCCTGTTATCCCCGGCGTACCTTTTATCCTTTGAGCGATGGCCCTTCCATGCGGAACCACCGGATCACTATGCTCTACTTTCGTACCTGATCGACCTGTATGTCTCTCAGTCAAGCTCCCTTATGCCATTGCACTCTACGCACGGTTACCAAGCGTACTGAGGGAACCTTTAGAAGCCTCCGTTACTCTTTTGGAGGCGACCACCCCAGTCAAACTACCCACCAAGCAATGTCCCCCGCAATGCGGGGTTAGGCCTCAGACAAACAAAGGGTTGTATTTCAACAATGACTCCACAACGCCTAGCGACGCCACTTCATAGTCTCCAACCTATCCTACACATCATTTGTCCAAGGTCAATACTAAGCTATAGTAAAGGTGCACAGGGTCTTTTCGTCCCACTGCGGGTAAGCGGCATCTTCACCGCTACTACAATTTCACCGAGCTCATGGCTGAGACAGTGTCCAGATCGTTACACCATTCGTGCAGGTCGGAACTTACCCGACAAGGAATTTCGCTACCTTAGGACCGTTATAGTTACGGCCGCCGTTTACTGGGGCTTCAATTCAATGCTTCTCCGAAGATAACATCTCCTCTTAACCTTCCAGCACCGGGCAGGTGTCAGGCCCTATACTTCATCTTACGATTTTGCAGAGCCCTGTGTTTTTGATAAACAGTCGCCTGGACCTCTTCACTGCGGCCAGCATTGCTGCTGGCGACCCTTCTCCCGAAGTTACGGGTCTATTTTGCCTAATTCCTTAGCCATGAATCTCTCGAGCACCTTAGAATTCTCATCTCGACTACCTGTGTCGGTTTGCGGTACGGGTACTATTAACCTGAAGTTTAGAGGTTTTTCTTGGAAGCGCTTAGGTGTACTATCTCTTTGTCCGAAGACGCCGAGTACTATCGTATTTCCCCAAGCCGCGTGGATTTGCCTGCGCAGCCTATAGGTACGTACTTCAACGAACTATTCCGTCAGTTCGCGACACTTTCATTACTCCGTCACCCCATCACAGTTAAAACTAGTACGGGAATATTAACCCGTTGTCCATCGACTGTCCCTTTCGGGTTCGCCTTAGGTCCCGACTAACCCACAGCTGATTAGCATAGCTGTGGAAACCTTAGTCTTTCGGTGTGCGGGTTTCTCGCCCGCATTATCGTTACTTATGCCTACATTTTCTTTTCTAATTAGTCCAGCAACCCTTACGAATCACCTTCAACCCCATTAGAATGCTCCCCTACCACTTACGTATTATCGTAAATCCATAGCTTCGGTAATATACTTATGCCCGATTATTATCCATGCTCGTCCGCTCGACTAGTGAGCTGTTACGCACTCTTTAAATGAATGGCTGCTTCCAAGCCAACATCCTAGCTGTCTAGGCAGACAAACCGCGTTCTTTCAACTTAGTATATATTTGGGGACCTTAGCTGATGGTCTGGGTTCTTTCCCTCTCGGACTTGGACCTTAGCACCCAAGCCCTCACTGTTATGAAACATTATATAGCATTCGGAGTTTGTCAGGAATTGGTAGGCGGTGAAGCCCCCGCATCCAATCAGTAGCTCTACCTCTATATAACTTAAACATAACGCTGCACCTAAATGCATTTCGGGGAGTACGAGCTATTTCCGAGTTTGATTGGCCTTTCACCCCTACCCACAGATCATCCCAAGACTTTTCAACGTCAACGGGTTCGGTCCTCCACTTTGGGTTAACAAAGCTTCAACCTGTCCATGGGTAGATCACACGGTTTCGCGTCTAACACTACTGACTAAAGCGCCCTATTCAGACTCGCTTTCGCTACGGATCCGTGGCTTAACCACTTATCCTTGCCAGCAACGTTAACTCGTAGGCTCATTATGCAAAAGGCACGCCGTCACCCCACGAAAGGGCTCCGACCGCTTGTAAGCGTATGGTTTCAGGATCTATTTCACTCCGTTATTCACGGTTCTTTTCACCTTTCCCTCACGGTACTGGTTCACTATCGGTCTCTCAGGAGTATTTAGCCTTAGCGGATGGTCCCGCCAAATTCAGACAGGATTTCTCGTGTCCCGCCCTACTCAGGATACCACTATCCATTATAGCACTTACCTATACAGGACTATCACCCTCTTTGGTTCTACTTTCCAGTAGATTCTAGTTCGTTTTACATGGAATATCGTGGTCCTACAACCCCAAAATTGC
Proteins encoded in this region:
- a CDS encoding DUF456 domain-containing protein, yielding MDLVFLIIGLVLMLIGILGSVLPVLPGLFFSWLGLLLLYFTKAVPVDYWVIGSTLVITLVLSILDYIIPAQGTKRFGGSKYGIWGTNIGLVLGIILPIPFGVIIGPFLGALTGELLFNNASSKKAFKAATGSFLGFLGSSFIQLLATVLFLGLYILIAWKYKEQF
- a CDS encoding DUF4184 family protein, producing the protein MPFTFSHPAIVLPFFKKKYCSATALVVGSMSPDLEYFFRMKMHSQWSHTFLGIFLIDFPLGFLVIFAFHEIIKKPLINHLPFCISGRLQLLKNKNWMTYFRRHVFIVISSFFLGAVSHIFWDSMTHWDGYLVQKIPFLNNSFFSFPVYTIAQHGSSMLGLILLFWHVYKLPVIPDPVENKLLVYWSSTLGIWAVILATRFWFGLEFDQLGSLIVSVLFSGFLAITAVGLLFREKNNNE
- a CDS encoding glycosyltransferase family 2 protein, with product MILLTSILLITIYCITISGLCYGFNKIKTYQKSDLKPQTKFSIVVPFRDEAQNLPLLLDSFSQLNYPSHLFEVLLVDDASKEAFRPECYRFGIQIIQNHRQTNSPKKDAIQTAITTLNTQWMVTTDADCVAPKNWLLTLDNYIQTHKVAMLAAAVNYDGTNSFLHQFQQLDLSSLQGATIGSFGLGQGFMCNGANFAYTKAFFEELNGFHGNATISSGDDVFLLQKAMAHAPEKVHYLKSKNCIITTKPLNNWKSLFYQRVRWASKTSAYQSLFGKLLAVVVFGGNVSWILLVVHVVIEANQRLTAVIFILLKMSVDILLLLQTNAFLNTKKRSYLLAANLFYPFFSTSVAIYSLFGKYEWKGRYFTRCYFFL